In one window of Mercurialis annua linkage group LG4, ddMerAnnu1.2, whole genome shotgun sequence DNA:
- the LOC126679470 gene encoding trans-cinnamate:CoA ligase, peroxisomal-like — MDKLPKCDANYVALTPLTFLKRAASFYAQRTSLIYERTRFTWAQTFHRCSRLASSLRALNIVKNDVVSVLAPNVPAMYEMHFAVPMAGAILNTINTRLDAKTIATILRHSEAKIFFIDYEYVPIAREALRLLMDISSDEATLPLVVVIDDIDSPTGVRLGELEYEKLIQKGNPNFVPEEIHDELDPIALNYTSGTTSEPKGVVYSHRGAYLSTLSLILGWEMGNEPVYLWSLPMFHCNGWTFTWGIAARGGTNVCIRNTTAYDMFRSINIHKVTHMCCAPIVFNILLEAKPHERRQIISTVEILTGGAPPPASLLEKIEPLGFHVTHAYGLTEATGPALVCEWQKKWNKLPKDDQAKLKARQGISILTLADVDVKDLKTMRSVPRDGVTMGEIVLRGSSIMKGYFKDPKATAAAFRNGWFATGDVGVIHPDGYLEIKDRSKDVIISGGENISSVELESVLYGHPRILEAAVVAMPHPTWGESPCAFVALKQNSHEQTGDVKEDEILAYCRKNLPKFMIPKKVVFLPELPKTSTGKIQKFQLRALAKTFEVRNDEKSKKNSSKKTGRSSSSDQVAVHAHQPHHEQVLAMSRL, encoded by the exons ATGGACAAGCTTCCAAAATGTGATGCAAATTATGTTGCTCTTACTCCATTAACTTTCTTGAAAAGAGCCGCTTCTTTTTATGCCCAACGCACTTCTCTTATATACGAACGTACTCGTTTCACTTGGGCGCAAACTTTCCATCGTTGTTCTCGCCTCGCGTCTTCCCTGCGTGCACTCAACATCGTTAAAAATGATGTG GTATCTGTTCTGGCCCCGAATGTTCCTgctatgtatgagatgcatttTGCTGTACCAATGGCCGGAGCTATTCTCAACACGATCAATACCAGACTCGACGCTAAGACCATTGCCACCATTCTCCGCCACTCTGAAGCCAAGATATTCTTTATTGACTACGAATATGTTCCTATAGCACGTGAGGCCCTCCGGTTACTGATGGATATTTCATCCGATGAAGCCACTCTTCCTTTGGTTGTTGTCATTGATGACATCGACTCACCCACCGGAGTCCGGCTAGGCGAGTTGGAGTATGAAAAACTTATCCAAAAGGGTAATCCAAATTTCGTACCGGAAGAAATTCACGACGAATTGGATCCGATTGCCTTGAATTACACGTCAGGTACAACTTCCGAGCCGAAAGGAGTCGTTTACAGCCATAGAGGCGCTTATCTGAGCACTCTCAGCTTAATTCTCGGCTGGGAAATGGGGAACGAGCCGGTTTATCTTTGGTCTCTCCCTATGTTTCACTGCAACGGCTGGACTTTCACGTGGGGAATCGCTGCTCGCGGCGGAACTAATGTCTGTATCCGTAACACAACGGCGTACGACATGTTTCGTAGCATCAATATACACAAGGTGACGCACATGTGTTGTGCTCCTATTGTTTTCAATATCCTTCTCGAGGCAAAACCACACGAGCGCCGTCAAATTATATCCACAGTCGAGATTCTCACCGGCGGCGCTCCCCCGCCAGCTTCACTACTTGAAAAAATAGAGCCGTTGGGATTCCACGTCACGCATGCTTATGGACTGACAGAAGCTACAGGGCCAGCACTTGTTTGCGAGTGGCAGAAAAAATGGAACAAACTGCCGAAAGATGATCAAGCCAAACTGAAAGCAAGACAAGGAATTAGTATTCTGACATTAGCGGACGTGGACGTGAAAGATCTTAAGACAATGAGAAGTGTTCCCCGAGACGGAGTAACAATGGGAGAGATTGTGTTACGAGGAAGTAGCATAATGAAAGGTTACTTCAAAGACCCGAAAGCAACCGCGGCCGCGTTTAGGAACGGCTGGTTCGCCACCGGGGACGTCGGAGTTATACATCCAGATGGTTATTTAGAAATTAAGGACAGATCAAAAGATGTAATAATATCGGGCGGCGAAAACATAAGCAGTGTCGAGTTGGAATCAGTATTATACGGACATCCGAGAATTCTTGAAGCGGCTGTAGTAGCAATGCCGCATCCAACATGGGGAGAAAGTCCATGCGCTTTTGTTGCCCTAAAACAAAATTCACATGAACAAACTGGTGATGTTAAAGAAGATGAAATTTTAGCTTATTGCCGAAAAAATCTTCCGAAGTTCATGATTCCGAAGAAGGTGGTGTTCTTGCCGGAGTTACCAAAGACTTCCACCGGAAAGATTCAGAAGTTTCAGTTAAGGGCATTGGCGAAGACATTCGAGGTGCGTAACGATGAGAAATCCAAGAAAAACAGCAGCAAAAAGACGGGTAGATCATCATCATCGGATCAAGTTGCTGTTCATGCTCATCAGCCTCATCATGAACAAGTTCTTGCTATGTCTCGTCTTTGa